A window of Hordeum vulgare subsp. vulgare chromosome 5H, MorexV3_pseudomolecules_assembly, whole genome shotgun sequence genomic DNA:
acatggcctcggaacacatgagaccgaaaggtcgagcatgaatcgtatagttgatatgattagcatagggatgcttaccagtgaaactattctcgactcacgtgatgatcggacttgagatagcggatttggatcatgtaccactcaaatgactagagagatgtactttttgagtgggagttcataagtaatatgattaattgaactaattgtcatgaacatagtctaatggtctttgcgaattacgatgtagcttgcgctatagctctactgtttttatatgttcctagagaaaatttagttgaaaattgatagtagcaacctttgcagactgagtctgtaaaaccgaggattgtcctcattgctacgcagaaggcttatgtccttaatgcaccactcggtgtgctgcacctcgagcgtcgtctgtggatgctatgaacatccgacatacacgttactgatgactacacgatagttcagtgcaagatacttgatggcttagaagcaaggcgccgaaaacgttgtaaaacgtcacggaacataagtgatgttccgaagagatgaaattgtgatttcatgcttgtgcccttgttaagaggtacgagacctccaaacaagattctttgtccacaaagtaaaggagaaaagctcaatcgttgagcatgtgctcagattgtctgagtacgacaatcacttgaatcaagtgggagttaatcttccagatgagatagtgatggttctccaaagtcactgccaccaagctatgagagcttcgtgatgaactataacatatcaaggatagatacaatgatccttgagcggttCGTGATGTTtttacactgcgaaagtagaaatcaaaagggagcatcaatagttgatggttagtaaaaccactaagtttcaagaaaggcgagggctagaagggatacttcgtgaaacggcaaaacagttgctgcgctaatgaagggacccaagactaaacccaaacccgagactaagtgcttctgtaatgaggggaacagtcactgaggcggagcaactctagatacttggtagataagaaggctggcaaaagtcgagagaagtatatttgatatacataatgttgatgtgtactttactagtactcctagtagcacgagggtattggataccagttcggttgctaagtgattagtaacgcgaaatgaaagctacggcgtaaacggagactagctaaaggcgaggtgacgatacgtgttggaagtgtttccaaggttgatatgatcaaatgtcgcacgctccctctaccatcgggattggtgttaaaccgaaataattgttatttggtgcttgcgttaagcatgaacatgattggatcatgtttgttgcaatacgattattcatttaaagagaataatggttactctgtttgcttgaataatcacctttaatggtttattgaatctcgatcgtagtgttacacatgttcataatattggtgccaaaagatacgaggtagtgatgatagtaccacttacttgtggcactgccgcttgagtcatgttagtataaattgcatgaagaggctccatgctgatggatctttatactcacttgattttgaatcactagtgacatgcaaatcataccacatgagcaaggccttattttcattgagatgaaacaagatagtaacttgttggaagtgatacatttgatgtatgtagtccaatgagtgctgaggcacgcagtggatatcattatgttcttacttcactgacgacttgagtagatacaggagtatttacttaatgagtcacaagtctgaaatattgaaaagttcaattctgtttcagagtgaagttcgtcgtaacaaaaggataaactgtctacgatatgatcatagaaatgaatatctgagttacgagttttggtacgcagttaagacaatgtggaagttgtttcgcagttcatgccacctggaacatcatagtgtgatgatgtgtctgaacatcatagccacgcactatttggtatgatgcatactatgatgtctcttatcgatttaccactatcgtttatgggttatgcattagagacaaccgcactcactttaaatagggcaccgcgtatttccgttgagatgacacagtatagactgaggtttagagaaatctaaactgtcgtttcttgaaagtttggggcttcgacacttatgtgaaaaagtttcagtctgataagctcgaacccaaagcggataaatgcatcttcataggatatccaaaacagttgggtacatctcctatctcagatccgaaagcaaagtgtttgtttctagaaacggatcctttctcgaggaaaggtttctctcgaaagaattgagtgggagggtagtagaacttgatgaggttattgaaccatcacttcatccagtgtgtagcagggcgcaggaagttgttcatgtggcgcctacaccaattgaagtggaagctgatgatgatgatcattgagcttcgaatcaagttactacaaacctcgtaggtcgacaaggtcgcgtactgctgcagagtagtacggtaaccctgtcttggaggtcatgttgttgagcaactgtgaacctgcgagttatggagaaagcgatggtgggcccggattccgacaaatggctggaagccatgaaatccgagagaggatccatgtatgaaaccaaagtgtagactttggaagaactacttgatggtcataggactattgagtaaagatggatctttaaaagaagacagacgatgatggtgataagtcactattaagaaaagctcgacttgtcgcaaagatgttttcgacaagatcaaacagttgactatgatgagactttctcactcgtagcgatgctaaaggtctgttagaattatgttagttgttgatgcattatttatgaaatattgcacgtaggatgtcaaaacattgtttcctcgacggtttccttgagcaaacattgtatgtgatacaaccagaaggttttgtcgatcctaaaagatactagcaagtatgcaagctccagtgatccttcaaaggactagtgcaagcatctcggagttggaatatacactttgatgagatgatcaaggattttgggtttgtacaaggtttatgagaaacttgtatttccaaagaagtgagtgggagcactatagaatttctgataggtatatgtggttgacatattgtggatcagaagtaatgtagaatttctgtaaagcatacaaggttgttttgaaagaagttttcaaaggagtacctggattacgctacttgaacgttgagcatcaaagatctatggagatagatcgaaaagcgcttaatggaagtttcaacaagatgcatgccttgacaagtttttgaaaggagttcaaaatagatcagcaaagaaggagttcttggttgcgttgtgaggtgtgaatttgagtaagactcaaaacccgaccccggcagaataaagagaatagacgaaggtcgtcttctatgccttagccgtagaatctaaagtatgccatgctatgtaccgcacctgatgtgtgccttgactcaaagtatgttgagaggtacagagagtgatccatgattgaatcactagcagcggtcaaaatttatccttagtaactaatggactaaggaatttttcttgattatggaggtggttgaagagttcgtcgtaaagggttacgtcgatgtaagctttgacactaatccgaataactatgagtagtgaaacggattcgtatagtagagtagatatttggagtatttccgaatagtacatagtagcagcatctataagatgacataaagatttgtaaagagcacacggatctgaaagtttcagaaccgttgactaaaacctctctcacgagcaagacgtgatcagaccccataactatatgggtgttggattcgttggaatcacatggtgatgtgaactagattattgactctagtgcaagtgggagactgttggaaatatgccctagaggcaataataaattagttattattatatttcttagttcatgataatcgtttattatccatgctataattgtattgattggaaacacaatacttgtgtggatacatagacaaaacactgtccctagtaagcctctagttgactagctcgttgatcaaagatggtcaaggtttcctggccataggcaagtgttgtcacttgataacgggatcacatcattaggagaatcatgtgatggactagacccaaactaatagacgtagcatgttgatcgtgtcattttgttgctactgttttctgcgtgtcaagtatttgttcctatgaccatgagatcatataactcacggacaccggaggaatgctttgtgtgtatcaaacgtcgcaacgtaactgggtgactataaagatgctctacaggtatctccgaaggtgttcgttgagttagtatagatcgagactgggatttgtcactccgtgtgacggagaggtatctcggggcccactcggtaatacaacatcacacacaagccttgcaagcaatgtaacttaatgtaagttgcgggatcttgtattacggaacgagtaaatagacttgccggtaaacgagattgaaataggtatgcggatactaacgatcgaatctcgggcaagtaacataccgaaggacaaagggaatgacatacgggattatatgaatccttggcactgaggttcaaacgataagatcttcgtagaatatgtaggatccaatatgggcatccaggtcccgctattggatattgaccaaggagtctctcgggtcatgtctacatagttctcgaacccgcagggtctgcacacttaaggttcgacgttgttttatgcgtatttgagttatatggttggttaccgaatgttgttcggagtcccggatgagatcacggacgtcacgagggtttccggaatggtccggaaacgaagattgatatataggatgacctcatttggttaccggaaggttttcgtgcattaccggaaaagtttcgggctcatcggtagtgtaccgggagtgccgggaggggtgccggggaccatcgggaggggtgtcacgccccaaggggtctcatgggctatgggaagagataaaccagcccctagtgggctggaataagttcccactaaagcccataaggtttgagaagaaaaaaacacaaggtggaaagagtttccaagtgggaaggtggaatcctactccaagtaggattggagtaggactcctccacctccaatttcggccaaacctttaggttttgaggctgcctcctcccctccctcccacctatatatatggaggttttagggctgatttaagacgactttctcacggctgcccgaccacatacctccatagtttttcctctagatcgcgtttctgcggagctcgggcggagccctgctgagacaagatcatcaccaacctccggagcgccgtcacgctgccggagaactcttctacctctccgtctctcttgctggatcaagaaggccgagatcatcgtcgagctgtatgtgtgctgaacgcggaggtgccgtccgttcggtactagatcgtgggactgatcgcgggattgttcgcggggcggatcgagggacgtgaggacgttccactacatcaaccgcgttctctaacgcttctgctgtacgatctacaagggtacgtagatcactcatcccctctcgtagatggacatcaccatgataggtcttcgtgcgcgtaggaaattttttgtttcccatgcgacgttcccctacagattCTACAACCATGCCTCTCGTGCTTATGTACAAAGGCGAGGTTTTAGTTTCTAATGATATGCAACCTGTTTCTCTTGGTGTGTCTGCTGTTTTGCAGGAATTTGGCGATGTGTTTCCGGAGGAGGTACCAGCGGGGCTACCACCATTGCGTGGAATTGAGCATCAAATTGATCTCATACCCGGCGCTACCCTCCCCAACCGAGCGCCATACAGGACCAACCCCGAAGAAATGAAGGAAATACAGAAGCAAGTGCAAGCACTActagacaaagggtatattcgtgtttctcttagtccttgtgcggTTCCTGTTATTTTGGTGCCTAAGAAAGATGGTACATGGTGTATGTGCGTCGATTGTAGAGCTATTAACAACATCACTATTcgatatcgtcatcctattccacGCTTAGAGGATATGCTAGATGAGTTGAGTGGTGCTGCTGTTTTCTCTAAAATTGATTTGCGTAGTGGTTATCATCAAATTAGGATGAAAGAAGGGGATGAATGGAAAACTGCTTTCAAAACTAAATTTGGTTTATATGAGTggctagttatgccttttggtcttACTAATGCACCTAGTACATTCATGAGATTAATGCATCATGTTTTGAGAGAGTTTATTGGTCGTTTTGTGGTTGTATATtttgatgacatacttatttacaGCCGCAATGAATCTGAACATTGTGATCATATTAGACAAGTTTTGCAAGTGTTGCGTGATGCTAAATTGTATGCTAATCTTGAGAAGTGCACATTTGCAAAAGATAAGGTCATATTTCTGGGATACGTTGTATCTAAGCATGGAGTACAAGTCGATTCATCTAAAATTGAAGCAATTCAAAATTGGCCTACTCCCATGAATGTTAGTCAAGTACGAAGTTTTCACGGTCTTGCTGGTTTCTACCGGCGTTTTGTGAAAGACTTTAGTACTCTTGTTGCACCATTGAATGAATTAACTAAGAAAGGAGTGCCTTTTGTTTGGGGCGCTGCACAAGATCATGCATTTGATGAGCTAAAACGTTTGCTTACTTCTGCACCATTACTTGCactaccagatttttctaagcaaTTTGaagttgaatgtgatgctagtggtatAGGAATTGGTGGTGTGTTGATGCAAGAAGGTAGACCTATTTCTTATTTCAGCGAGAAACTTTCTGGTGCTAGATTGAATTATCCTATTTATGACAAAGAATTGTATGCGCTTGTTAGAGTTCTTGAAGTTTGGCAACATTATTTGTGGCCAAAAGAATttatcatacattctgatcatgaagctTTAAAATATCTGAAAGCTCAATCTAATTTGCATAGGCGCCTCGCTAAGTGGGTTGAGTTCATTGAGTCGTTTCCCTACATAATTAAGCATAAGAAAGGGAAATataatgttgttgctgatgctcTCTCTAGGAAGAACATGTTATTGACACATCTTGATGTTAAAATTCCTGGTTTAGAGAGCTTGTGTGATTTGTATGCAACTGATCATGATTTTGCTGAACCATATCGTTTGTGTATGCTTCGACACGCATGAGACAAGTACCACATACATGATAGATTTTTGTTTCGTGCTAACAAACTATGTGTTCCAGACTCGTCGGTGCGTTTGCTGTTGTTGCAGGAATCACATACAGGAGGATTGATGGGTCATTTTGGGCGTGAGAAGACATTGCTCATGCTAGCTGATCACTTTTATTGGCCCAAGATGAGGCGTGACGTGGACAGGTTTGTTAGGCGCTGCATTACATGTAACAAGTCCAAGTCAAAACTAAAGCCTCACGGTTTGTATACGCCACTACCTGCACCTACCACACCATGGGAAGATATCAATATGGATTTTGTGTTAGGTTTGCCACGCACTAAAAGAGGTCATGATTCTATATTTGTGGTAGTGGATAGATTTTCAAAGATGGCACATTTTATTGCATGCCACAAAAGCGACGATGCGTCGCATATTGCTAACCTGTTTTTCAGGGACATCGTACGCTTGCATGGAGTGCCAAAGACAATTGTTTCTGACAGGGACGTGAAGTTTATGAGCTACTTCTGGAAGACCCTATGGGGAAAGCTAGGAACGAAGCTGCTGTTCAGTACTACATGTCATCCCCAAACGGATGGTCAAACGGAGGTGGTGAATCGCACATTGTCCCAATTGCTGCGAGCTATGATCAAGAAAAATCTACGTGAGTGGGAGGAGTGTTTGCCACATGTTGAGTTTGCATATAACAGAGCGGTGCACACTACTACCCAGCTTTGTCCTTTTGACGTGGTGTATGGCTTCAAACCAATCACACCGCTAGATTTGCTGCCTCTTCCATTGCATGAGAGAGTAAATATGGAGGCATCAAAAAGAGCAGATTATGTGAAGAAAATTCATGAGAGGACACAAGCGGCTATTGAGAAGAAAGGCAAGTACGTTGCTGCTGCAAGAAACCACTCAAGAAAGCAAGTTTTGTTTCAGCCTGGAGATATGGTTTGGGTGCATCTGCGCAAGGATAGGTTCCCACAGCTGCGGCGTTCCAAGTTGTTGCCGCGTGGTGCTGGTCCTTACAAGGTGCTAGCCAAGATAAATGACAATGCCTActcgattgatattcctattgctgAGTTTGGTGGTGCTAGCAACAACTTCAACGTTGCTGATTTGTCACCATATGATGGAGAGGACCTTGGAGCGTCGAGGTCGACGCCTTTTGATGGGGGGGGGAGATGATGAGGACATCCCTACACTTGACCCACCTCCAACCTATGATGATGATCACCAAGTGGCTGCAAAGAAGACGTCCAATGATGAAATCAGAATTGGACCTATCACAAGAGCTCGTGCAAAGATAATAGAACAACAGGTGAATTCTCTCTTAGTTGAatatgctatttattttaatgagAGCTTTGTACTGCCTAAGTCTTTGAGTGTTTGCATATTCAGGTGCATGGGAGAAGAAGGCATAGCACGAGGGAGCGGGGAGTTGCAGCAAGAGGAGCATGACGTGGAGTACAAGCAAGAGggcgcgagggaggagaggcAGTGAGGCGCTAACGTCAAGGAGGAGGATCCCCTCGTCGAGTAACACCAGGCGCACCAACACCATGTTGCAGCGCCATACCTCAAGTACATGGCCTGCGTGCCAAGGGGCTGAACCCAAGTTGGGTCAGTTTGTATCAAGTTGAGTCGAACCACGTTTTGAGTCGACCAGTTTAGGTTGCACCAAGTCAGGAGGACCAGGCTGGGCGCACcagacctagcccccccccccctgggcgcATCACCCAGCCCCTCTTATATAGAGGGCTGCTCTCAGATTAGATAGATAGACCACATTTAAGATAAACCCTAGTTCATGAGACTGCTATAAGCATTCATCTTGAATTCTTGTCTCCAATTCGTATCGATCTGGAGATTATATACTACAAGTTAAGTGTGATCTGCTGTTCCATTGGGAATTAGTATATTGCAATTCTAACCGTCTCGTGGTCGACGGCTACGTTGCGCAAGTGTGTGAAGTTGTGAATATCCGAAGGGTAGAGAGCTGCTGCATTGGCATCAGGGATCTAGCGAGGAGAGATCATCGGTGACACCAAGCTATCTAACCACCATCATCATCTACGTCAAGTGTGTGAAGTTGTGAATATCCGAAGGGTAGAGAGCTGCTGCATTGGCATCAGGGATCTAGCGAGGAGAGATCATCGGTGACACCAAGCTATCTAACCACCATCATCATCTACGTTACCGCTCATTGAGAAGATCGGGCTACCCCATAtcataaagtgcataagtaaagggttcgggtaagagataaccgaggtacgcggagacgatgatgtatcccgaagttcacacccttgcggatgctaatctccgttggagcggtgtggaggcacaatgctccccaagatgccactaaggccaccgtaatctcctcacgccctcacacaatgcaagatgccgtgattccactaagggacccttgagggcggtcaccgaacccgtacaaatggcaaaccttgggggcggttaccgaacccgtacacgtggcaacccttgggggcggttaccggtacccgtacaaattgctcgaggctatctccacaacctaattggaggccccgacgcttgcccggagcttcacaccacaatgattgagctccgagacaccaccaagcttctaggatgccaaagcatccacgaagaacaatatctagggtactaagtaccaaaggtagtaagcttctcaaccttcacttccacgtatcaccgtggagaactcaaaccgatgcaaccaatgcaatggcaagaacacacgaagtggtcaagtctctcacactcaaatccctccacaacaacgaaagctatggagaaatatgagaggaagaacaaggagctcacaaagaactccaagatcaagatccaaggggttcccctcacatagaggagaaagtgattggtggagatgtggatctagatctcctctctcttttccctcaagaacaagcaagaatcattggagggattgagagtaagcaagctctaagaatgtcaacaatggaggtagaacaagagctcaacgaatggataaggccaagggggaagaagaccccctttatatagtgggggaaggaatcagaccgttacccccactctctgcccgagctccagcggtactaccgctggcaccccagcggtagtaccgctgactacagcggtactaccgctgggcccctggtagtgcaaaggcactaccaccgccaagaaagtctttgcaaaaatgtccgtccacgaacaaccgctaggcaggcggtactaagctcctggagcggtactaccgctgaccaggggcggtactatcgccagccagcggtactaccgccaactctaacggtactaccgctaggtccagcggtactaccgctcgccactgaaacagccataactttcgcatacgagctccgaatcgagcaaacccaagcttgttggattcaggacgacaagagctatcttaagaccatgcagatatgagtcctatatgaaaatgccaatgatatagagatgtgagtcctctatgaatgaagaaccggcaaaaactccaacatcgaaaacatcatagtagatgcatatggactccattttcgatgaactcgagcctgtcacgaagatgaccataagctctaaaactcacaaagagaaacaccaaacaagaaccaagaagtatgatgcaaggatgca
This region includes:
- the LOC123396757 gene encoding uncharacterized protein LOC123396757; the encoded protein is MSSNSVASTASEVFDEMAGSGGLNNVAVEFVNLLKTNAVDIDQAPIAGFDYNELEGGVDDHDGEDEVEKKKDGDECVTWKEYEALRDHLTGLIHRSTDNIDADIQAIHMKVDATETTVNAMQTQVNDLHTSIQQLTTSVHGLRVAIEQRQHEGHGDDDSVHGDNENMMGNNGRGRGLQGPGRPPPLGARRVPLQEDDGLGKPKFTIPRFEGSTDVEEYLTWELKMEKLWRLHDYTEDRKIKLASSEFDGYALRWWDTIQGSLTVDAYYMEMEMLLQRARVRESAEMTMQRFLHGLKYNIKGIVRHHQYNTMNELLHHAREAESQLAEEGQIKARYATAGRFSNRTQLPPYTPSEGAASRPFSSATKSASTVSQSKKPATPAASSGSNMSTARNRDMLCHTCGGKGHFKRECPNRKVIIVNDDNEYETRDDADPYASDGDGYASEGGIDAFASPAPIIVVKQRALSVQPHADSQRCNLFQTKALVGPNKACKVIIDGGSYRNLASKELCAKLKLKYLPHPNPYYVQWLSDNGEMKVNHMVRVNFEIGPYTDSIEFDVVPMTVCHLLLGRPWLYDRHEFGDVFPEEVPAGLPPLRGIEHQIDLIPGATLPNRAPYRTNPEEMKEIQKQVQALLDKGYIRVSLSPCAVPVILVPKKDGTWYKVIFLGYVVSKHGVQVDSSKIEAIQNWPTPMNVSQVRSFHGLAGFYRRFVKDFSTLVAPLNELTKKGVPFVWGAAQDHAFDELKRLLTSAPLLALPDFSKQFEVECDASGIGIGGVLMQEGRPISYFSEKLSGARLNYPIYDKELYALVRVLEVWQHYLWPKEFIIHSDHEALKYLKAQSNLHRRLAKWVEFIESFPYIIKHKKGKYNVVADALSRKHDRFLFRANKLCVPDSSVRLLLLQESHTGGLMGHFGREKTLLMLADHFYWPKMRRDVDRFVRRCITCNKSKSKLKPHGLYTPLPAPTTPWEDINMDFVLGLPRTKRGHDSIFVVVDRFSKMAHFIACHKSDDASHIANLFFRDIVRLHGVPKTIVSDRDVKFMSYFWKTLWGKLGTKLLFSTTCHPQTDGQTEVVNRTLSQLLRAMIKKNLREWEECLPHVEFAYNRAVHTTTQLCPFDVVYGFKPITPLDLLPLPLHERPGDMVWVHLRKDRFPQLRRSKLLPRGAGPYKVLAKINDNAYSIDIPIAEFGGASNNFNVADLSPYDGEDLGASRCMGEEGIARGSGELQQEEHDVEYKQEGAREERQ